The genomic region ctctctcttgctctctaaaataaataaaacctttaaaaaggtggtgggggtggggaaatcCCAGACCTTCTGGTATTAGGGCCGGTGGTGGGCAACCAGACCCAGGGACTGGAAGGGGTGGCCGGGAGACCAAGGTGGAGCTACTCAGCCTGGTGGTGCCTCAGTGGTCCTCAAGTCCACCTCCTTCCCCTACCACCTGCGGCTGGCAACAGCCCTACCAGCTGGGTCAGCCTTTCTCACTCTGCTTCCCACTGGAGGGCTACAGACCCCGCCTGAGCTGCCCTGGTGGCCTGACCTCTCCCAGCGGTGCCAACCAGCCCCTGTACTCCATCGTGGGGGGGACACTGCTCTGGCCTGCTGCTGAGCCCCACTGAGAGTTCTTGGGGCCCAGTGAGTCCTGCTGCACAAGATCCCAAACCCAGGTCACCCTGTCTCCTGCCCCCACAGCAGCACTGTGCCCTGCTGCAAAAAACAATTATCTGGATCATCTTTATGGGGCTTAAGCTTGGGTGGGAGCAGATGGGGCATGAGCTGGGGATTTGGGGCTGGGTATCCACGCCTCCCTCCACATCCCAGTCTTTTAAAAAGCCTTCTCTGGCACAGGGCCGGGACAGAGGCCAGCAGAGAAGTGGACGGACCCAGGGGAGGGGCGCGGGCACGATGACGGaccaggaagagaaggcagaCGGGACCTCGGCTCCCTGCCTCAAGGTAAGCAGATTCCACCCCACACATCCCTAAATCAAGGGCCTGTGAATGACAAGACTAATTGGTTTGTAGGGCACCTAATTAGCAAGCAAGTCTCCTGGGACCCCTGACCCAGTTGCTGCCCAAGGAAGCGCTGGTGGGCATGGGGGTCCAAGGGCCtagcccagccccagggcagagGTCAGGGCTCTTCGTGTTAacccctgggaggtgggggatgcTGGGATTCGGGGGCAGCCCTTGGTATGTTTCCCTGGGTCACATCCCAGCCCCCAGGCCACCCTGCAGTCAGGCCCCAATTTAGGACGTCAGGATGCTGGCACCGGCAGCCTCTCCCTGGAGGCAGCACCACGTGGAGTGGCCCTGCTGGCGGGGCccctggggcaggggccgggATTGGGAAGGAGGCTCAGGTCTCATTCTGAGCGGCTCTGCAGAGCAGCACATCGGCGGGGACCATGGTGAGcgccggggaggggaggggaggggaggggctcccCAGCTGAGAGGCCAGCTAGACTGAGTGTGTCTGTCCCCCAGGCTGGCTCTCCAGACCAGGAGGGCTTcttcaacctgctgagccacgtGCAGGGCGACCGGATGGAGGAGCAGCGGTGCTCGCTGCAGGCAGGGCCTGGCCCGACTTCTGAGAGCCGTGAGCACGGGCacgggggcagggggtagggtgGGACTGGTGTGATGTTTGGGGGCATGAACGGGGCAGGGCATAGGGATTCAGGGAGAGTGGCCATCTGGGGGGCCTGTAGGCACGAGTCTGAGGAAGCAAGCTGCAAATGGCAACACTGGGcaagggatgggagggagaggcCAGCGCGCTTCCTGGAGAACGAGTGGGGGCGGAGGAGCGGGTTGGGGGCTCCGGCTGTGTCCCCTGGAGTCAGCGTATACGTTCATCCCTGCACGCCTCTGCTTAACGCAGAGAGTGGCCCTGCACCCGAGATGGACAGTCTCATGGACATGCTGGCCAGTACCCAGGGCCGCCGTATGGATGACCAGCGTGTGACAGTCAGCAGCCTGCCTGGCTTCCAGCCCATAGGCCCCAAGGTAGGTGACGTGCCGCTGGGGCTGAGCAGGCACCTGCTAGGCTGAGCTCTCTGACCCTGACTCCCACCCAGAGCCAGGAGTAAACGGAGCCTTCCTCACCCTCATGTCTAGCCACAATGTGCTCCTTAGAGGTGTAAGTGCCTAGTAAAAGGGCCACCCTGGGTCCATGCCAGGCACAGGATCCTGGCCGATCGGATACCCGACTTCGGGTGTGAGGACAAAGGCCCAGACGGGGCTGAGAGGGGCCCAAGGTCAGGCCGGAGGCATGTGAATGTTAGAGCCGTGGCTGGAACTCATGGCTCCTGCCTGTCTCAGGGTTTCAGGGAAGACAGAATGAGCAGCCCCCCTTCCTGGGAAGAAACCTCCGAGGAAGAGGGCACCTGAGTTTATACACGGGACCCACACCTCCATACACTAGTGTGTCTATgacacacataacacacatatGCACGTGTACCCCGGGttctgatcccaagaccccaaatACTGCCCTAAAGATGGTAACTCGGGAGGTAACTAAAGGAGTAACTCATGTACGTAGAAGCCGGGGGACGGCAGGGGTGAACGGCAGGAGGTGGCACACAGGTACCGTCTCCCGATGTCTGGGTCAGCTTTGGCTGGCACTTCCTGTGATCCATCCCTCTGGCTGACCCCTCTTCATCCACAGGACGGAGTGCAGAAACGAGCTGGGACGCTCAGCCCCCaacccctcctcacccctcaaGACCCGACTGCTCTCAGCTTTCGTCGGAACAGCAGCCCCCAACCCCAGACACAAGCCCCATGAAGGCCTGAGCCATCCTGGGCCCTGCTTGGCCCCtgaaaacagacaataaaacacttccacaagaaacaagaaactgtgtatgtgtattttcttgGGTGGATGGGCTCGGATTCAGGAGCTCTGCTGGGCAGCACGAAGGAGCTTCTCCTCCCGCTGCTTCCGTATCCTCTCTTTGAATTCTTCTAGCTCCCGGCGCTGAGGGGtggagaagggggggtggaatgggagaggaggaggacacaCACCTCGGGGGCCTGGACCCCCTTCCCTTCACCCCCTTACTCCCCCAGGGCACAGCCTCAGAGTTCAGCGTCTATGCTGGAAGCCCTGCACCAATTACAGCGAGGGTCCAAGTGGTATTAGCTTCACCTTTCAGGAAAAGGGCAAGAAAGAAACTATACACCCCTCTGCTCTCAGTTCTCTTTCCTCAGGACTGAGAGAAAAATCTTCATCCAAACCCATCCCGGCCACAGGGATCCAGGCACCTCTGTCCCTTTAGGGGGGAAGAAGAGTATGTTACTTACCTGGTCTTCCCTCTCAGGTGGCCACAGCTCCCTCTGTGGGGACAAAATAGCAGCTGGAAGCATGAGCCAGGAGCCTCCGGAGCCCCCCCGCCCAGGGTAGAATTGGCTGGTGGGAAGCAGACACTGGTTCCCAGCAGGCTGGTGCCCcattccctcccccagccctggaacGAACCCATGAATACTCTCCCTGTGCCCACCTTACGCTGTATGACATAGTCTTCAAACCATCCGGCCTGATTAGCGATCCAGAACATAGCCACAGGGAAGGTGAGGTAGAGTGTCATCTGGAAGGGCAGGGGGTCAATGAACAGAGCCAGGGATTAAAGCTCTTCCACAACACGCACAGGTTGCTCAGAGCTTGGAGGACCACCCTCCCACGGAGACCGGAGTGCGTCCTCAGGGTCCCCAAGCACCGCAGAACTCCCACCACGGGCACAGAAGCCTCACACCTTAGAGCCTAGACCTCTAGTAATAGTAATTTAGGAGACCTCAAAGCCTCCTCCAAGTCTGGGGAAACGCCCCctccaagacacacacacacatacgtacgCACACACGCGAGCGCGGAAAGACCCCTGACTCAGAGTACAAAACCCCGTACTAAAATCAAAGGCATCTTCGTGAGACCTCATGACCCACCCGTCCGTTAGATCCCTGGAGCATCTTCAGACCCTGGAATCCTCATTACTTGGAATCGATTCCCCTAAACCCAGGGGTCTATCAGAAACGCACAACCAGCCGGAGCCCACGAGCTTCCCCAGCGCCTGGAGCCTTCCTTCTTGGAGCCCCTTTCCCACATCATTCCTCTCGGACGCCCCGCCGCCCACCAGCCCTCCCCCTCCGCTTCCAACCTTAAAGATCCCTCTCAAAACTCAGAAACTCTCTCCCCACATTGCCCTCTTTCCCGGAGTCCCCTCCCTTCCAAAGCCTCCTCCTCAGGGCCCGGAGGAGTCCAACTGTCCACCCGGGGCAAAGCTCACTGACCCGAAACACCTCCAGCTTCACCCCCATCTCGCTTCTCCTAGGCTACAAAGCCGCTTCCGCCCAAAGTCAACCCTCCAGCAAAACAGCAGCTCATTGGGCGTTCATCGCCTCCATTACTGAAGCTGATTGGTAGACGAGGTTCGCGATGATGTCATCTTCGGGCGTCTCTTCCCTGCTTCCGGTCGTCTGTGCCTTCTAAGCGAAAGTCAACAAACGCGGTCCGTGGGGTCGGAAAGGGTTCAACCAATAGAAAATAGGTCTGGCCCCGGGGAGCGGGCTGTCCGCAGGAGGCGTCATTATAACGCGACTCCTGCCCGTAGCTGGAGAGCCAggaagatggtggtgatggcgCGTCTTTCCCGGTCCGAGCGGCCGGACCTCGTTTTCGTGAGTCCgcggcggggctgggggtggcctGTGTGAGAGCACAGGGCTTGGATGCTTCAGAGGCTCGGGGTCTGGCCGCCGGGGGTGTCGGCCAAATTCTGTCCACCCGAGAGCAGGGCGTGCGGGTCGGGCTGCCAGGAGCTAAGTTCTGGTGCCGGAGTCCAGGTGGTCTGAGTGAAGAGCTGCTGCCGAAGTTAAGGGCCAGGCGACCCGGGCCTCCGGTGGAAATGGGACCGCGCGGGGAGAGGGGTGGGTCGCAGAGCGAAATCTCGTAGAGATCTTGGCGTCTGAAGTAGAGGATAGTGACCCAAAGCCAGGGCTCTGGTTTCTGTGGTAAAGTCTTGGTGTCCTGAGTAACGGCCTAGGTCTAGCCGTGAGCCTTGT from Mustela erminea isolate mMusErm1 chromosome 1, mMusErm1.Pri, whole genome shotgun sequence harbors:
- the PCP2 gene encoding Purkinje cell protein 2 homolog; amino-acid sequence: MAGSPDQEGFFNLLSHVQGDRMEEQRCSLQAGPGPTSESQSGPAPEMDSLMDMLASTQGRRMDDQRVTVSSLPGFQPIGPKDGVQKRAGTLSPQPLLTPQDPTALSFRRNSSPQPQTQAP
- the LOC116571579 gene encoding protein PET100 homolog, mitochondrial isoform X1 — translated: MGVKLEVFRMTLYLTFPVAMFWIANQAGWFEDYVIQRKRELWPPEREDQRRELEEFKERIRKQREEKLLRAAQQSS
- the LOC116571579 gene encoding protein PET100 homolog, mitochondrial isoform X2 produces the protein MLQGSNGRMTLYLTFPVAMFWIANQAGWFEDYVIQRKRELWPPEREDQRRELEEFKERIRKQREEKLLRAAQQSS